A single window of Anopheles moucheti chromosome 2, idAnoMoucSN_F20_07, whole genome shotgun sequence DNA harbors:
- the LOC128310222 gene encoding tyrosine-protein phosphatase non-receptor type 9, whose amino-acid sequence MAQESVVKQFIDRINSSNNDPNRKAVTPAIATRFLLARKYDITRAMALYEQHELIRQREGLYGFDPLNEPLRTELETGKFTILPGRDASGAAIALFTANLHYPMTVTHKTTLQGVVYQLDVALQSTETQKAGLVFIYDMSTSKYSNFDYDLSQKILTLLKGGYPARLKKVLIVTAPLWFKAPFKILRLFVREKLRERVFTVSIPQLSLHVPRESLPVRLGGTLEVDHSSWLLHCYKSMTNREDEIIATAGQQQQQPEDSQNSSTSVAVPNAGNPVMGSAGIAAIAAGTGPLDAHHLLSGVGSELVDVAFVATHNHRAVSSGNNGTLVEDHLNVDDISDIAAVSVSQHLAGNHAGNVGIHNHHTTNSELWTENPPSSASSGFSDDDSLAGAEGDPKTIEQIVQMVRERGKMGLIREYTEIKARAPDGTFTHAKLRNNLGKNRYTDVLCYDHSRVVLSQEEDDPTTDYINANFVDGYKQKNAYISTQGPLPKTSYDFWRMVWEQHCLLIIMTTRVMERGRAKCGQYWEPSEGGIAEYGSFRLRTMSIETNEDYTVVELEIRNIKTDEVRCVSHWQFTSWPDYGVPSSAKAMLNFLQRAREKQAEMVQCLGDLWAGHPRGPPIVVHCSAGIGRTGTFITLDICISRLEDVGTADIKGTVEKIRSQRAYSIQMPDQYVFCHLALIEYALSRSMLQSVDLSEFDDRDEESD is encoded by the exons GTCGTAAAACAATTTATCGATCGGATCAATAGCTCCAACAATGATCCAAACCGAAAGGCGGTGACACCGGCGATTGCAACCCGTTTCCTGTTGGCACGCAAATATGACATCACGCGAGCAATGGCACTTTACGAGCAGCATGAACTGATCCGGCAACGTGAAGGGCTGTACGGATTCGATCCACTGAATGAACCACTTCGAACAGAATTGGAGACCGGAAAATTCACGATCTTG cCCGGACGAGATGCCAGTGGTGCAGCGATCGCTCTATTCACTGCCAATCTGCACTATCCGATGACCGTGACCCATAAAACAACACTTCAAGGTGTGGTTTATCAGCTGGATGTAGCGTTACAGAGCACCGAGACACAGAAGGCAGGCTTAGTATTCATCTACGATATGAGCACTTCGAAGTATTCCAATTTTGATTACGATCTATCGCAAAAGATCCTCACACTGCTAAAG GGTGGCTATCCAGCACGGTTGAAAAAGGTCCTTATCGTAACGGCTCCGCTTTGGTTTAAGGCACCGTTCAAAATCTTACGGCTATTTGTGCGTGAGAAATTGCGCGAGCGTGTATTCACCGTATCAATACCGCAGCTGAGTTTACATGTTCCTCGGGAATCTCTGCCGGTTCGGTTAGGTGGTACCTTAGAAGTCGATCATTCCTCATG GTTGTTACATTGTTACAAATCGATGACGAATCGTGAAGACGAAATTATTGCGACAGCaggccagcaacaacagcagccagAAGATTCTCAAaacagctccactagcgtggCCGTACCGAATGCTGGCAATCCCGTGATGGGAAGTGCAGGAATCGCGGCAATTGCTGCGGGAACCGGCCCATTAGACGCGCACCATTTACTAAGTGGTGTTGGTTCGGAATTAGTAGACGTTGCTTTCGTGGCTACTCATAACCACCGGGCAGTCTCTTCCGGCAATAATGGTACACTGGTGGAGGATCACTTAAATGTGGACGATATCAGTGATATCGCTGCAGTGAGTGTCAGCCAACATCTCGCTGGGAATCATGCAGGCAATGTTGGGATTCACAATCACCACACCACCAATTCGGAACTGTGGACAGAAAATCCGCCAAGCAGCGCATCGTCGGGCTTTAGCGACGACGATAGTTTAGCCGGCGCCGAAGGAGACCCGAAAACGATCGAACAGATTGTGCAGATGGTACGAGAGCGGGGTAAGATGGGATTGATTCGGGAGTACACCGAAATCAAAGCCCGCGCACCCGATGGTACCTTTACGCATGCAAA GTTGAGAAACAATTTAGGAAAGAATCGTTACACGGATGTGCTATGTTACGATCACAGTCGCGTTGTATTATCACAGGAAGAGGATGATCCCACGACGGATTACATCAACGCAAATTTCGTCGACGGTTACAAGCAGAAGAATGCGTATATCTCCACACAGGGTCCACTGCCAAAGACATCGTACGATTTTTGGCGCATGGTCTGGGAACAGCACTGTTTGTTGATCATCATGACAACGAGGGTGATGGAGCGGGGTCGCGCCAAGTGCGGTCAGTATTGGGAACCTAGCGAAGGCGGCATAGCGGAATATGGTTCATTTCGATTGCGGACAATGTCGATAGAAACTAATGAAGATTACACGGTGGTAGAGTTGGAAATAAGAAATATTAAG ACTGATGAGGTAAGGTGCGTATCCCATTGGCAGTTTACCAGTTGGCCAGACTACGGTGTGCCCTCGTCGGCTAAGGCTATGCTAAATTTCCTGCAACGTGCCCGCGAGAAGCAGGCAGAGATGGTACAATGTTTGGGCGACCTTTGGGCCGGTCATCCCCGGGGCCCCCCTATAGTGGTTCATTGCAGTGCCGGAATCGGACGAACGGGTACATTCATAACGCTGGACATTTGTATATCGCGCCTAGAAGACGTTGGTACGGCCGACATCAAGGGAACGGTAGAGAAAATACGTTCACAACGAGCATACTCGATACAAATGCCGGACCAGTATGTGTTCTGCCATTTGGCCCTGATCGAATACGCGCTTTCACGCTCCATGTTACAGTCGGTAGACCTTTCGGAGTTTGACGATCGGGACGAAGAATCCGACTAG
- the LOC128299857 gene encoding cilia- and flagella-associated protein 45-like: MPIQSKPSKNFVKTQARTNYINDLPTKQHRPGVYNRHHPQECDLMLRWRPIHLQREDPYEGKNVVRIMNKDNIRNLLIPSKDSSVYPAFWSKEDYEKMQDKAKLKTLEDRLAQFKANEVEKKNMLEESERRKKRLQEIDRERQQKGGKVSNTLEDGGGDRDSDTSPRKIIDRAFLAKQEQEEEVKRANRIILAAKCHIIRDAQIAEKQEIERELRTEELRLEKMMLQENEKALKEEEKKREVNKVLTTQHSEEIRNQLLEREKMRLKEAERIEEEARVLKQAQMAIVQEEKRKEQERHDRVNQVRAGLKKAYELSAHYKQVEFEEQRIAELKIQEYMRQRMERQKKVEFERKIAAEVREKEHDRMLKIQQKLLDTKSEKNDMDLRRGQEHIEREFRRREKEAAIKKKELEQQLAVARAAQLEAVKTERAMQLARDELEHKKAIDKLKVEEAKEMEQKRKQLKLRERYREEIIQQMNLKEQERREKERIARNEQQALLQAEKKRDKNIKTIISNKIKMMKESQVPERFIKDVERQLNLGK; this comes from the exons ATGCCAATCCAATCGAAACCTTCGAAAAACTTCGTTAAAACTCAAGCTCGAACGAACTACATCAATGATTTGCCCACGAAACAGCATCGTCCGGGAGTTTACAATCGCCACCA CCCCCAAGAGTGTGATCTTATGCTTCGATGGAGACCCATCCATCTGCAACGGGAAGACCCATACGAAGGCAAAAACGTGGTGCGAATCATGAACAAGGATAATATTCGCAATTTGCTCATTCCTAGCAAGGATTCCTCCGTCTATCCTGCCTTCTGGTCCAAGGAAGACTACGAAAAGATGCAGGACAAGGCTAAGCTGAAGACGCTAGAGGATCGTTTGGCTCAGTTCAAAGCAAATGAGGTGGAGAAGAAGAACATGCTCGAGGAGTCGGAAAGGCGTAAGAAACGCCTGCAAGAAATTGATCGTGAACGGCAGCAGAAAGGTGGCAAAGTGAGCAATACTCTTGAGGACGGTGGTGGTGACCGTGACTCCGACACCAGCCCGAGAAAAATCATCGATCGCGCATTCCTTGCTAAACAGGAGCAAGAGGAAGAGGTCAAACGAGCTAATCGCATTATTCTCGCCGCCAAATGTCACATCATAAGGGATGCACAGATTGCCGAAAAACAGGAGATCGAGCGGGAACTGCGTACGGAAGAGTTGCGACTAGAAAAAATGATGTtgcaagaaaatgaaaaggcTCTCaaggaagaggaaaagaaaCGGGAAGTAAACAAAGTGCTCACCACCCAGCATTCGGAGGAGATACGGAATCAGTTGCTGGAACGAGAAAAAATGCGTCTCAAGGAGGCGGAACGTATCGAGGAGGAGGCTCGTGTTTTGAAGCAAGCCCAAATGGCCATAGTTCAGgaggaaaaacggaaagaacAGGAGCGCCATGATCGCGTCAACCAGGTACGTGCCGGATTGAAGAAAGCGTACGAGCTGTCCGCACACTACAAGCAGGTGGAGTTCGAAGAGCAGCGCATTGCGGAGCTTAAAATTCAGGAATACATGCGCCAGCGGATGGAACGACAGAAGAAGGTGGAGTTTGAACGCAAGATTGCGGCGGAGGTACGGGAGAAGGAACACGATCGAATGCTGAAGATTCAGCAAAAGTTACTCGATACCAAGTCGGAGAAAAACGATATGGACCTGCGCCGGGGCCAGGAGCATATAGAACGGGAATTCCGTCGTCGCGAGAAGGAAGCCGCCATTAAGAAGAAGGAGCTCGAGCAACAGTTAGCTGTGGCACGGGCTGCCCAACTAGAAGCCGTG AAAACGGAACGAGCTATGCAACTCGCAAGAGATGAGCTCGAGCACAAAAAGGCAATTGATAAGCTAAAAGTCGAGGAAGCTAAAGAGATGGAACAGAAGCGAAAGCAGCTTAAACTTCGCGAAAGATATCGTGAGGAGATCATCCAACAAATGAATCTTAAAGAGCAGGAACGGCGTGAAAAGGAACGTATTGCTAGAAATGAACAGCAAGCTCTACTGCAGGCGGAGAAGAAACGCGATAA AAACATCAAAACCATCATTTCCAACAAGATCAAAATGATGAAAGAAAGTCAGGTCCCAGAACGATTCATCAAAGATGTAGAACGTCAACTGAACCTTGGTAAATGA
- the LOC128297215 gene encoding sorting nexin-27: MESKNGKSGPTTAISVAPSGGGGGGSVTAAMKNGVKENPNGPRVVTIYKTETGFGFNVRGQVSEGGQLRSINGELYAPLQHVSAVLDNGAAEQAGIKKGDRILEVNHVNVEGATHKQVVDLIKSGGDTLTLTVISVTQQEAERLEPTEDPGGYSYIDYSEKRSLPISIPDYNIIHRGNERYVVFNIHMAGRQLCSRRYREFSNLHQQLKKEFSGFSFPKMPGKWPFQLNEQQLDARRRGLEQYLEKVCAVRVIAESDAVQEFLTDTVDDLAASPVDIKIMLPDHAVVTVSVRKSANAQLVWEQLVQRANLTSYTQQYFYLFEIVEYNFERKLQPHEIPHQLYVQNYSTASSTCLCVRRWLFSIEREISLPVGEQAAKFIFYQAVDEVNRSNIRADGRLYELKALQDSKKADEYLSLARTLPGYGDIVFPHCACDSRKEGHVVPAVGMKSFRLHACREDGSLEAQTVELQWATISRWESDEESMAFCFQYSRSDKPPRWVKVFTPYHAFLADCFDRIMEERAWDDTGE; the protein is encoded by the exons ATGGAATCGAAAAATGGCAAATCCGGTCCAACAACCGCAATCTCTGTCGCGCCGTCGggcggtggaggtggtggcaGCGTTACGGCGGCAATGAAGAACGGGGTGAAGGAAAACCCGAACGGTCCCCGGGTGGTCACCATCTACAAGACAGAAACCGGTTTCGGGTTTAACGTTCGTGGACAAGTCAGCGAGGGTGGGCAGCTGCGATCAATCAACGGCGAGCTTTATGCACCACTGCAACACGTCAGTGCTGTTTTGGATAATGGGGCCGCAGAACAGGCTGGCATTAAAAAAGGCGACCGAATCCTGGAAGT CAATCATGTAAACGTGGAAGGCGCTACTCATAAGCAAGTGGTGGATCTCATAAAATCCGGTGGAGATACTTTAACACTGACCGTGATATCTGTCACTCAGCAG GAGGCGGAACGCCTCGAACCAACAGAAGATCCCGGCGGATATTCGTACATCGATTACTCCGAGAAGCGCAGCCTGCCTATTAGTATTCCGGACTACAATATCATTCACCGTGGCAACGAGCGATACGTCGTGTTTAACATCCATATGGCCGGTCGGCAGTTATGTTCCCGCCGATACCGTGAATTCTCCAACTTACATCAACAACTGAAAAAAGAATTCTCAGGGTTTAGTTTTCCCAAAATGCCCGGCAAGTGGCCGTTCCAGCTAAACGAACAGCAACTCGACGCACGACGACGTGGTCTGGAACAATATCTGGAAAAGGTCTGCGCAGTGCGAGTCATCGCGGAAAGTGACGCAGTGCAGGAATTTCTCACGGACACGGTGGACGACTTGGCGGCGTCACCGGTCGACATTAAGATCATGCTACCGGACCATGCGGTGGTGACGGTGTCGGTGCGCAAATCGGCGAATGCACAGCTCGTCTGGGAGCAGCTGGTACAGCGCGCCAATCTGACCTCATACACGCAGCAATATTTTTACCTGTTTGAAATCGTCGAGTACAACTTCGAGCGTAAGCTGCAACCGCACGAAATCCCCCATCAGCTGTACGTGCAAAACTACAGTACGGCTTCCAGCACGTGTCTGTGCGTGCGTCGATGGTTGTTCTCTATCGAGCGAGAAATTTCGCTCCCGGTGGGCGAACAGGCGGCCAAGTTCATTTTCTACCAG GCCGTCGACGAGGTTAATCGCAGCAATATCCGGGCAGATGGACGACTGTACGAGCTGAAAGCTTTGCAAGACTCGAAAAAGGCGGACGAATATCTATCGCTGGCTCGCACCCTGCCCGGGTACGGCGATATCGTTTTTCCACACTGTGCTTGCGACAGCCGTAAGGAGGGCCACGTGGTGCCGGCTGTCGGTATGAAAAGCTTCCGACTGCATGCCTGCCGGGAGGATGGTTCACTCGAGGCACAAACGGTTGAGCTGCAGTGGGCCACAATTTCACGCTGGGAAAGCGACGAAGAATCGATGGCGTTTTGCTTTCAGTACAGCCGGTCGGACAAACCGCCCCGGTGGGTGAAAGTGTTTACACCCTAC CATGCGTTCCTGGCTGACTGCTTCGACAGGATAATGGAGGAGCGAGCGTGGGATGACACGGGAGAGTAA